From Deferrisoma camini S3R1, the proteins below share one genomic window:
- the prmC gene encoding peptide chain release factor N(5)-glutamine methyltransferase gives MTRTPLELVRLTAEYLAGRGVANPRLDAEVLLAHVLGVPRIRLYTEFDKPLEEAEVAAYREAVRRRARREPVAYITGEREFWSLRFRVAPGVLVPRPETELLVEAALEGTADTGRVLDLGTGSGCVVVAFLRERPGWTGVGVDASAEALEVARENAGSLGVADRLELRQGDLFGPVGGERFDRIVSNPPYVPTAELETLEPEVNRFEPRGALDGGPDGLAVIRRIAAAAAGFLAPGGRLVLEFGRGQERAVAAILEEAGFSQVEIRDDLAGIPRVAVALL, from the coding sequence GTGACCCGAACCCCCCTCGAGCTGGTGCGGCTGACCGCCGAGTACCTGGCCGGCCGGGGAGTGGCCAACCCCCGACTGGACGCCGAGGTGCTGCTGGCCCACGTGCTGGGGGTGCCCCGGATCCGTCTGTACACCGAGTTCGACAAGCCCCTGGAGGAGGCCGAGGTGGCCGCGTACCGGGAGGCGGTGCGCCGCCGGGCCCGGCGGGAGCCGGTGGCCTACATCACCGGGGAGAGGGAGTTCTGGTCCCTGCGGTTCCGGGTGGCGCCCGGCGTGCTGGTGCCCCGGCCCGAGACCGAGCTCCTGGTGGAGGCGGCCCTGGAGGGGACGGCCGACACCGGCCGGGTCCTGGACCTCGGCACCGGGTCGGGGTGCGTGGTGGTCGCGTTTCTGCGGGAGCGGCCGGGGTGGACCGGGGTCGGGGTGGACGCCTCGGCCGAGGCCCTCGAGGTGGCCCGGGAGAACGCCGGATCCCTGGGGGTAGCCGACCGGCTGGAGCTCCGGCAGGGGGACCTGTTCGGGCCGGTGGGCGGCGAGCGGTTCGACCGGATCGTGTCGAACCCGCCGTACGTGCCCACGGCAGAGCTGGAGACCCTGGAGCCCGAGGTGAACCGGTTCGAGCCCCGCGGCGCCCTGGACGGCGGCCCCGACGGCCTCGCCGTGATCCGGCGCATCGCGGCCGCGGCGGCCGGGTTCCTCGCGCCCGGCGGCCGGTTGGTCCTGGAGTTCGGCAGGGGGCAGGAACGCGCTGTCGCCGCGATCCTGGAGGAGGCGGGGTTCTCCCAGGTGGAGATCCGAGACGACCTGGCCGGCATCCCCCGGGTGGCCGTGGCTCTGCTGTAA
- the prfA gene encoding peptide chain release factor 1: MGAEAWLERLQGVEARYEGLNRELSDPAVLSDPDRYRKLAQEHAELREVVETYREYRDLKAREEEARSLLDDPELGDLAAEDLEEARAGLSRVEARLRELLTPKDPLDRKNVILEIRAGTGGEEAALFAAELFRMYARYAEERGWKVEVLSSNPTGIGGFKEVIALIEGRNAYSRLKFESGVHRVQRVPVTESGGRIHTSAVTVAVLPEADDVDVDVLPEDLRIEVFRASGAGGQHVNRTESAVRITHLPTGITVACQDEKSQHKNRARAMKILQARLFERAKQEADQARSQARKAQVGSGDRSERIRTYNFPQGRVTDHRINLTLYRLQEVLEGGLDPVIDALQAHAQAKSLAHETQ; the protein is encoded by the coding sequence ATGGGGGCTGAGGCCTGGCTGGAGCGGCTCCAGGGGGTGGAGGCCCGGTACGAGGGGCTCAACCGGGAGCTCTCAGACCCTGCGGTGCTGTCGGACCCGGACCGGTACCGGAAGCTGGCCCAGGAGCACGCCGAGCTCCGGGAGGTGGTGGAGACCTACCGGGAGTACCGGGATCTGAAGGCCCGCGAGGAGGAGGCCCGCTCGCTCCTGGACGACCCGGAGCTGGGCGACCTGGCCGCCGAGGACCTGGAGGAGGCCCGGGCCGGGTTGTCCCGGGTGGAGGCTCGGCTCCGGGAGCTCCTGACGCCCAAGGATCCCCTGGACCGCAAGAACGTGATTCTGGAGATCCGGGCCGGCACGGGCGGGGAGGAGGCGGCCCTGTTCGCGGCCGAGCTGTTCCGGATGTACGCCCGGTACGCCGAGGAGCGGGGCTGGAAGGTGGAGGTGCTGAGCTCCAACCCCACCGGGATCGGCGGGTTCAAGGAGGTGATCGCCCTGATCGAGGGCCGCAACGCCTACAGCCGGCTCAAGTTCGAGAGCGGGGTGCACCGGGTGCAGCGGGTGCCGGTGACCGAGTCGGGGGGGCGCATCCACACCTCGGCCGTGACCGTGGCGGTGCTGCCCGAAGCCGACGACGTGGACGTGGACGTGCTGCCCGAGGACCTCAGGATCGAGGTGTTCCGCGCGAGCGGGGCCGGCGGGCAGCACGTGAACCGCACCGAGTCGGCCGTGAGGATCACCCACCTGCCCACGGGCATCACCGTGGCCTGCCAGGACGAGAAGTCCCAGCACAAGAACCGGGCCCGGGCCATGAAGATCCTGCAGGCCCGGCTGTTCGAGCGGGCCAAGCAGGAGGCCGACCAGGCCCGGAGCCAGGCCCGGAAGGCCCAGGTGGGAAGCGGAGACCGGAGCGAGCGGATCCGCACCTACAACTTTCCCCAGGGCCGGGTGACCGACCACCGGATCAACCTGACCCTGTACCGGCTCCAGGAGGTGCTGGAGGGCGGCCTGGACCCGGTGATCGACGCCCTCCAGGCCCACGCCCAGGCCAAGAGCCTCGCCCACGAGACCCAGTGA
- the thyX gene encoding FAD-dependent thymidylate synthase: MAAAVRLLSHTPDPERTVALAARLCYSARGVEGLARDLGPDEVGSLLDKLVSMGHFSALEHASFTFGVEGVSRACSHQLVRHRLASYSQQSQRYVRLDEPRVVVPPTVADDPEREARFRQAVEGVWALYRELVEAGVPAEDARYLLPNACETKLVVTMNARELRHVFALRLCRRAQWEIRDLVREMLRAVVPVAPRLFRGAGPGCLRGPCPEGEYSCGQAAEVRAELAPLLEGAHGG; the protein is encoded by the coding sequence GTGGCCGCTGCGGTCCGGCTTCTGAGCCACACCCCCGACCCGGAGCGGACGGTGGCCCTGGCCGCCCGGCTGTGCTACTCGGCCCGAGGGGTCGAGGGGCTGGCTCGCGACCTGGGCCCCGACGAGGTGGGGAGCCTGCTCGACAAGCTGGTGTCCATGGGCCACTTCTCGGCCCTGGAGCACGCCTCGTTCACCTTCGGGGTCGAGGGCGTCAGCCGGGCCTGCTCCCACCAGCTGGTGCGGCACCGGCTGGCCAGCTACTCCCAGCAGAGCCAGAGGTACGTGCGGCTGGACGAGCCCCGGGTGGTGGTGCCACCCACGGTGGCGGACGACCCGGAGCGCGAGGCCCGGTTCCGCCAGGCGGTGGAAGGGGTGTGGGCGCTGTACCGGGAGCTGGTGGAGGCCGGGGTGCCGGCCGAGGACGCGCGGTACCTGCTGCCCAACGCCTGCGAGACCAAGCTGGTGGTCACCATGAACGCCCGGGAACTCCGGCACGTGTTCGCCCTGCGGCTGTGCCGCCGGGCACAGTGGGAGATCCGGGACCTGGTCCGGGAGATGCTGCGGGCCGTGGTGCCGGTGGCGCCCCGGCTGTTCCGGGGTGCGGGGCCGGGGTGCCTGCGGGGTCCGTGCCCCGAGGGGGAGTACTCCTGCGGCCAGGCGGCCGAGGTGCGCGCCGAGCTGGCGCCGTTGCTGGAGGGGGCGCATGGGGGCTGA
- the rpmE gene encoding 50S ribosomal protein L31: MKEGIHPNYDKAVVTCSCGATFETRSTKPEIHTEICSQCHPFFTGKEKVVDTAGRVERFLRKYGLDKKKEEE; the protein is encoded by the coding sequence ATGAAGGAAGGCATCCATCCCAACTACGACAAGGCCGTGGTCACCTGCTCGTGCGGGGCCACCTTCGAGACCCGGTCCACCAAGCCCGAGATCCACACCGAGATCTGCTCCCAGTGCCACCCGTTCTTCACGGGCAAGGAGAAGGTGGTGGACACGGCGGGTCGGGTGGAGCGGTTCCTGCGAAAGTACGGGCTCGACAAGAAGAAGGAAGAAGAGTAG
- a CDS encoding MFS transporter encodes MFRYLAVLTVASMVGLQGWRTLFNNFAVEVAGLDGGHVGVIQSVREIPGFLTFLVVYALLVVREHRLAALSIVLLGLGVGITGFLPSYGGLVATTLLMSLGFHYYETANQSLTLQYFDRETSPLVFGRLRAVAAASNIAVGAAIFVLAPFLGYRELYLAVGGLVLLAGAWALTRDPSRRDLPLQRKGMVLRRRYLLYYVLTFLAGARRQIFVAFSVFLLVKVFRYTVREITVLFLLNNAVNYFVSPWIGRAIVRFGERRVLSVEYGLLVFIFLGYAFTGSRWVAAGLYVIDHILFNFSIAIRTYFQKIGDPEDAAPTMAVGFAINHVAAVVLPAVGGALWMIDYRVPFLAGAALSLVSVAAVQRIRVPARA; translated from the coding sequence ATGTTCCGGTACCTGGCGGTGCTCACCGTGGCGTCCATGGTGGGCCTCCAGGGCTGGCGCACCCTGTTCAACAACTTCGCCGTGGAGGTGGCCGGGCTCGACGGCGGGCACGTGGGGGTGATCCAGTCCGTCCGGGAGATCCCCGGCTTCCTCACGTTCCTGGTGGTGTACGCTCTCCTGGTGGTCCGCGAGCACCGGCTGGCGGCCCTGTCCATCGTACTTCTGGGTCTGGGGGTGGGAATCACCGGGTTCCTGCCGTCCTACGGCGGGCTGGTGGCCACCACCCTGCTGATGAGCCTGGGGTTCCACTACTACGAGACCGCGAACCAGTCCCTGACCCTCCAGTACTTCGACCGGGAGACCTCGCCCCTGGTGTTCGGCCGGCTCCGGGCCGTGGCCGCGGCCTCGAACATCGCGGTGGGCGCAGCCATCTTCGTGCTGGCCCCGTTCCTGGGATACCGGGAGCTCTACCTGGCGGTGGGCGGGCTGGTGCTCCTGGCGGGGGCGTGGGCCCTGACCCGGGATCCCTCCCGGAGGGACCTGCCCCTCCAGCGCAAGGGCATGGTCCTGCGACGGCGGTACCTGCTGTACTACGTGCTCACGTTCCTGGCGGGGGCCCGTCGCCAGATCTTCGTGGCCTTCTCGGTGTTCCTGCTCGTGAAGGTGTTCCGGTACACGGTGCGCGAGATCACCGTGCTGTTCCTGCTGAACAACGCGGTCAACTACTTCGTGAGCCCCTGGATCGGGCGGGCCATCGTGCGGTTCGGGGAGCGGCGGGTGCTGTCCGTGGAGTACGGCCTGCTGGTCTTCATCTTCCTGGGGTACGCGTTCACCGGCTCCCGGTGGGTGGCTGCCGGGCTGTACGTGATCGACCACATCCTGTTCAACTTCTCCATCGCCATCCGCACGTACTTCCAGAAGATCGGGGACCCGGAGGACGCGGCCCCCACCATGGCCGTGGGGTTCGCCATCAACCACGTGGCGGCCGTGGTGCTCCCGGCCGTGGGGGGCGCCCTGTGGATGATCGACTACCGGGTGCCGTTCCTGGCGGGGGCGGCGCTCAGCCTGGTGTCCGTGGCCGCGGTGCAGCGGATCCGGGTGCCCGCGAGGGCGTGA
- a CDS encoding PHP-associated domain-containing protein: MLRFDLHVHTDLSPCSRLTVAELLAHARGLGLDGVCITDHHTMAAARSVTEGVQPDGLCVVVGMEYSTDQGDFLIFGPFEELRPGLTAEALLRLVDRAGGVAVAAHPFRPGREVPEALVRRGLCRVVEGRNGRNRPGDDARVRAWERAHGVGVTAGSDAHRLAELGRVATRFDAPVRSRADLIAALRRGGFRPDLRPVTPSRAPGSAAPRPRTPG, translated from the coding sequence ATGCTCCGGTTCGATCTCCACGTGCATACGGACCTCTCGCCCTGCAGCCGGCTCACCGTGGCCGAGCTCCTGGCCCACGCCCGCGGCCTGGGCCTCGACGGGGTGTGCATCACCGATCACCATACCATGGCCGCGGCCCGGTCGGTAACGGAGGGGGTGCAGCCCGACGGCCTGTGCGTGGTGGTGGGAATGGAGTACTCCACGGACCAGGGGGACTTCCTGATCTTCGGGCCGTTCGAGGAGCTCCGACCCGGCCTGACGGCCGAGGCCTTGCTGCGGCTCGTGGATCGGGCCGGGGGCGTGGCGGTGGCGGCCCACCCGTTCCGGCCGGGCCGCGAGGTGCCCGAAGCCCTGGTGCGCCGGGGCCTGTGCCGGGTGGTGGAAGGGAGGAACGGCCGGAACCGGCCGGGGGACGACGCCCGGGTCCGCGCCTGGGAGCGCGCCCACGGTGTGGGCGTGACCGCCGGGAGCGACGCCCACCGTCTCGCCGAGCTGGGGCGGGTGGCCACCCGGTTCGACGCCCCCGTCCGGTCCCGGGCCGACCTGATCGCGGCGCTCCGCAGGGGAGGGTTCCGCCCCGATCTGCGCCCGGTCACGCCCTCGCGGGCACCCGGATCCGCTGCACCGCGGCCACGGACACCAGGCTGA
- a CDS encoding alkaline phosphatase family protein — MPRRCILVILDGLGDRSVAGLGHRTPLQAARTPHLDHLAAEGAAGLLHAARPGIALPSEEAHFALFGYRREEFPGRGALEALGAGLRLAPGEVAVLGRLDHVVEQDGLLRLGPVRPRADQEEARALAEALGPVEAEGLRVSFHPTGGVHGIVRIQGGGAPFFTDSDPLARGEPILRVRPWARPPEPEPARRAAGALQAFLEAAREALRGHPVNRERAGRGAPPLNALVTHRPGRLGRAEPFRWRWGLRGLSVGSGLVYRGLASYLGLDFLEDPDTHDPGEDLARRLRLALRAGHEFVHVHTKAPDQAAHTKDPGAKVRVIEALDRALGPLLGELTSSETLLVVTSDHSTPSTGPLIHSGEPVPIVMHGEGVRRDAVTRFDEVSCAAGVLGAVAARDLLPMVLDLLDRAKLRGLMDAPEDQPYWPGEREPWRPER, encoded by the coding sequence GTGCCCCGCCGCTGCATCCTGGTGATCCTGGACGGCCTGGGGGATCGGTCCGTGGCCGGCCTGGGCCACCGCACCCCCCTCCAGGCCGCCCGAACCCCCCACCTGGACCACCTGGCCGCCGAGGGCGCCGCAGGGCTCCTCCACGCGGCCCGGCCCGGAATCGCCCTGCCCAGCGAGGAGGCCCACTTCGCCCTGTTCGGATACCGGCGGGAGGAGTTCCCGGGCCGGGGCGCACTGGAGGCGCTGGGGGCCGGTCTTCGCCTCGCCCCCGGCGAGGTGGCGGTCCTGGGGCGTCTGGACCACGTGGTCGAGCAGGATGGGCTCCTGCGGCTGGGCCCGGTCCGGCCCCGGGCCGACCAGGAGGAGGCGCGGGCCCTGGCGGAGGCCCTCGGTCCCGTGGAGGCCGAAGGGCTGCGGGTGTCGTTCCACCCCACCGGCGGGGTGCATGGGATCGTGCGGATCCAGGGGGGCGGGGCACCGTTCTTCACCGACTCGGACCCCCTGGCCCGGGGGGAGCCGATCCTCCGGGTCCGACCCTGGGCGCGGCCGCCCGAGCCGGAGCCGGCACGGCGGGCCGCCGGGGCGCTCCAGGCCTTTCTCGAGGCGGCCCGCGAGGCCCTGCGGGGCCATCCCGTGAACCGCGAACGGGCCGGGCGCGGCGCCCCGCCCCTAAACGCCCTGGTGACCCACCGGCCCGGCCGACTGGGCCGGGCGGAGCCGTTCCGGTGGCGCTGGGGGCTGCGGGGCCTGTCGGTGGGCTCGGGGCTCGTGTACCGGGGCTTGGCGTCGTACCTGGGGCTCGACTTCCTGGAGGATCCCGACACCCACGACCCCGGCGAGGACCTGGCCCGCCGGCTCCGCCTGGCCCTCCGGGCCGGCCACGAGTTCGTGCACGTGCACACCAAGGCCCCGGACCAGGCCGCCCACACGAAGGACCCCGGGGCCAAGGTCCGGGTGATCGAGGCCCTGGACCGGGCCCTGGGCCCCCTGCTCGGGGAGCTCACGTCCTCGGAGACTCTCCTGGTGGTCACCTCGGACCACTCCACGCCCAGCACCGGGCCGCTGATCCACTCGGGCGAGCCCGTGCCGATCGTGATGCACGGCGAGGGAGTGCGGCGCGACGCGGTGACCCGGTTCGACGAGGTCTCCTGCGCGGCCGGGGTGCTCGGCGCGGTGGCGGCCCGGGACCTGCTGCCCATGGTCCTGGACCTCCTGGACCGGGCGAAGCTCCGGGGGCTGATGGACGCCCCCGAGGACCAGCCCTACTGGCCGGGGGAGCGGGAGCCCTGGAGGCCGGAGCGATGA
- a CDS encoding adenylyltransferase/cytidyltransferase family protein, translating to MTVGVVHGRFQGFHNDHLAYLRAARARCDHLVVGITNPDPWSTRHDPADPARSRPEANPLTYFERYRVVQAVLLDEGAPPGSFSVVPFPVNFPERWAWYAPLDAVFFLTIYDEWGERKLRMFRERGLRTEVLWRRSPDQKTVSATQVREALRRGLPWEHWVPPAAARTMRELGIPERLRRGAAGSGQGGPGTGGPAA from the coding sequence ATGACGGTCGGCGTGGTGCACGGACGGTTCCAGGGATTCCACAACGACCACCTGGCGTACCTGCGGGCGGCCCGGGCCCGGTGCGACCACCTGGTCGTGGGCATCACGAACCCCGACCCCTGGTCCACCCGGCACGACCCGGCCGACCCCGCCCGGAGCCGCCCCGAGGCGAACCCGCTCACCTACTTCGAGCGGTACCGGGTGGTGCAGGCCGTGCTCCTGGACGAGGGCGCACCGCCGGGGTCGTTCTCGGTCGTGCCGTTTCCCGTGAACTTTCCGGAGCGGTGGGCCTGGTACGCACCCCTGGACGCGGTGTTCTTCCTGACCATCTACGACGAGTGGGGCGAACGGAAGCTGAGGATGTTCCGGGAGCGGGGGCTCCGCACCGAGGTGCTCTGGCGCCGAAGCCCCGACCAGAAGACGGTGTCGGCCACCCAGGTGCGCGAGGCCCTGCGCCGGGGGCTCCCTTGGGAGCACTGGGTGCCCCCTGCCGCGGCCCGAACGATGAGGGAGCTGGGCATCCCCGAGCGGCTGCGGCGGGGCGCGGCAGGCTCCGGGCAAGGGGGCCCCGGAACGGGCGGACCTGCCGCTTGA
- a CDS encoding ABC transporter ATP-binding protein, translated as MILEVSGVHAYYGDSHVLQGVDLGLAPGEIVCLLGRNGAGKTTTMKSIVGYVPPARGRVVFDGEDIAGRPVHENVRRGLGYVPEDRRIFADLTVEENLEVAVLPPRQGQEPWTFGRVFDTFPLLRRLRRRRGGDLSGGEQQILAIARALVGNPRVLLLDEPCEGLAPVIVEELGGVIAALKGEVPILLAEQNARFALGVSDRGYVIEKGRVVFSGTRAELLANRDIQERYLAV; from the coding sequence TTGATCCTTGAGGTGAGCGGCGTCCACGCCTACTACGGCGACAGCCACGTGCTCCAGGGGGTGGACCTGGGGTTGGCCCCGGGCGAGATCGTGTGCCTGCTGGGCCGGAACGGGGCCGGCAAGACCACCACCATGAAGAGCATCGTGGGGTACGTGCCCCCCGCCCGAGGCCGGGTGGTGTTCGACGGCGAGGACATCGCGGGCCGGCCGGTGCACGAGAACGTGCGCAGGGGACTCGGGTACGTGCCGGAGGACCGCCGGATCTTCGCCGATCTGACCGTGGAGGAGAACCTGGAGGTGGCCGTGCTGCCCCCCCGGCAGGGCCAGGAGCCGTGGACCTTCGGCCGGGTGTTCGACACGTTCCCCCTGCTGCGCAGGCTTCGCAGGCGTCGGGGCGGCGACCTGAGCGGAGGCGAGCAGCAGATCCTGGCCATCGCCCGGGCCCTGGTGGGGAACCCCCGGGTCCTGCTGCTCGACGAGCCCTGCGAGGGGCTGGCTCCGGTGATCGTGGAGGAGCTGGGTGGGGTGATCGCGGCGCTCAAGGGGGAGGTGCCGATCCTCCTGGCCGAGCAGAACGCCCGGTTCGCCCTGGGGGTGTCGGACCGGGGCTACGTGATCGAGAAGGGCCGGGTGGTGTTCTCCGGCACGCGGGCCGAGCTGCTGGCCAACCGCGACATCCAGGAGCGCTACCTGGCCGTGTGA
- a CDS encoding ABC transporter ATP-binding protein, with product MNSRPLLDVRGLSHRFGRFRVLTDVSVRVMPGRLTALIGPNGAGKTTFYNCVSGRYVPTGGKVVFDGRDITGLPAHRVARLGLLRSFQITNIFPGLTVLENVLVPLTLRAGRGMRFWRAHHRDPALVERAEEILERLGLADQVGRRASELPYGDKRRIEIALVMALDPKLVLLDEPTAGMTPEETDRMIGLIRELAARSGITFFLTEHDMKVVFSVADHIYVLHQGRVLAQGSPDEIRGDPRVREAYLGGSLDP from the coding sequence GTGAATAGCCGGCCCCTCCTGGACGTGCGCGGGCTGTCCCACCGGTTCGGGCGGTTCCGGGTGCTCACGGACGTGTCCGTTCGGGTGATGCCGGGCCGGCTCACCGCCCTCATCGGGCCCAACGGCGCGGGCAAGACCACCTTCTACAACTGCGTGTCGGGACGGTACGTGCCCACGGGCGGCAAGGTGGTGTTCGACGGCCGCGACATCACCGGGCTGCCGGCCCATCGGGTGGCGCGGTTGGGGCTGCTGCGCTCGTTCCAGATCACCAACATCTTTCCGGGGCTCACCGTGCTGGAGAACGTGCTGGTCCCCCTGACCCTGCGGGCCGGGAGGGGCATGCGGTTCTGGCGTGCCCACCACCGGGACCCGGCCCTGGTGGAGCGGGCCGAGGAGATCCTGGAGCGCCTGGGGCTGGCCGACCAGGTGGGCCGGCGGGCCTCGGAGCTCCCCTACGGGGACAAGCGTCGGATCGAGATCGCCCTGGTGATGGCCCTGGACCCCAAGCTGGTGCTCCTCGACGAGCCCACGGCCGGCATGACCCCGGAGGAGACCGACCGGATGATCGGGTTGATCCGGGAGCTCGCGGCCCGGTCGGGGATCACGTTCTTCCTGACGGAGCACGACATGAAGGTGGTGTTCTCGGTGGCCGACCACATCTATGTGCTCCACCAGGGCCGCGTTCTGGCCCAGGGCTCCCCCGACGAGATCCGGGGCGATCCCCGGGTGCGCGAGGCCTACCTGGGAGGGTCCCTTGATCCTTGA
- a CDS encoding branched-chain amino acid ABC transporter permease, translated as MGGGSRAWLGIGLLVGLALCPLVVPMYWVFILTEVLIMGLLAMSFNLLFGGAGLLSFGQASLFGVGAYGAALVLLHGPPSLGLAFAAGVGGAALVSLVIGYLCVRRDEIFFAMLTLGFGMMLFTVAHNWREVTGGSDGLSGFALPTLPVLGLSLFDPRVMYWFTLAVVAGGVGVLWRVHRSSFGLVLRASRENRERLAFVGASVARYRLAAFVVSGTLSGAAGVLFCLFNQMATPDVMHWAYSARPVLMAVLGGSTVFLGPAFGAAAFFALEQAVTSVTDSWMIVLGAVLIPVVLYFPEGILGTLVRWVSRPGRGDRE; from the coding sequence ATGGGCGGTGGCTCGAGAGCCTGGCTGGGGATCGGGCTGTTGGTCGGCCTGGCCCTGTGTCCGCTGGTGGTGCCCATGTACTGGGTGTTCATCCTGACCGAGGTTCTGATCATGGGGCTGCTGGCCATGAGCTTCAACCTCCTGTTCGGGGGGGCGGGGCTCCTGTCGTTCGGTCAGGCCTCCCTGTTCGGGGTGGGGGCCTACGGCGCGGCCTTGGTGCTCCTGCACGGCCCCCCCTCCCTGGGGCTCGCGTTCGCGGCGGGCGTGGGCGGCGCGGCCCTGGTGTCCCTGGTCATCGGGTACCTGTGCGTGCGGCGGGACGAGATCTTCTTCGCCATGCTCACCCTGGGGTTCGGGATGATGCTGTTCACGGTGGCCCACAACTGGCGGGAGGTCACGGGCGGGAGCGACGGGCTCTCCGGGTTCGCCCTGCCGACCCTGCCGGTGCTGGGGCTCAGCCTGTTCGATCCCCGGGTCATGTACTGGTTCACGTTGGCGGTGGTGGCGGGCGGGGTGGGCGTGCTGTGGAGGGTGCACCGCTCGTCGTTCGGCCTCGTCCTGCGGGCCAGCCGGGAGAACCGGGAGCGGCTCGCCTTCGTGGGAGCGTCGGTGGCCCGGTACCGCTTGGCCGCGTTCGTGGTGTCCGGGACCCTGTCGGGGGCGGCAGGGGTGTTGTTCTGCCTGTTCAACCAGATGGCCACTCCCGACGTGATGCACTGGGCCTACTCGGCCCGGCCGGTGCTGATGGCGGTGCTCGGCGGCAGCACGGTGTTCCTGGGGCCCGCGTTCGGAGCGGCCGCGTTCTTCGCGCTGGAGCAGGCCGTGACCAGCGTGACCGACAGCTGGATGATCGTGCTGGGCGCGGTGCTGATCCCGGTGGTCCTGTACTTTCCCGAGGGCATCCTGGGCACCCTGGTGCGGTGGGTGAGCAGGCCGGGAAGGGGGGACCGTGAATAG
- a CDS encoding branched-chain amino acid ABC transporter permease: MDAIWVNLLNGLSWGMLLFLISVGLTTVFGVLGVLNFAHGSFFMLGAYLCMQAMAWFPSFWLGLLVGPVVAAGVGAVVERCLLRRVYARDLSFQLLLTFAILLVLDDGVRLIWGSRYHVVDPPAVLAGVVPMFGGSYPVYRLFLVAVGPAVGLGLWAFFRLTRWGKVIRAAAMDREMAEGVGIRVPALFTAVFTFGTWLAALGGALAAPHQSVGPAMGERIIIESFIVVVVGGLGSFPGAFVGALVLGLFESFGTLFAGRAQMALPYLVLAAVLLVRPRGLFGQEA; the protein is encoded by the coding sequence ATGGACGCGATCTGGGTCAACCTCCTGAACGGCCTGAGCTGGGGCATGCTGCTGTTCCTGATCTCCGTGGGGCTCACCACGGTGTTCGGGGTTCTGGGTGTGCTCAACTTTGCCCACGGATCGTTCTTCATGCTCGGGGCCTACCTGTGCATGCAGGCCATGGCCTGGTTCCCGTCGTTCTGGCTGGGCCTGCTGGTGGGGCCGGTGGTCGCCGCCGGGGTGGGGGCGGTGGTGGAGCGGTGCCTGCTCCGGCGGGTGTACGCGCGGGACCTGAGCTTCCAGCTGCTGCTCACCTTCGCCATCCTGCTGGTCCTGGACGATGGGGTCCGCCTGATCTGGGGCTCCCGCTACCACGTGGTGGATCCCCCGGCCGTGTTGGCGGGGGTGGTGCCGATGTTCGGTGGCTCGTACCCGGTGTACCGGCTGTTCCTCGTGGCCGTGGGCCCGGCCGTGGGGCTCGGGCTTTGGGCGTTCTTTCGTCTCACCCGGTGGGGCAAGGTGATCCGGGCCGCGGCCATGGACCGAGAGATGGCCGAGGGCGTGGGCATCCGGGTGCCGGCCCTGTTCACGGCCGTGTTCACCTTCGGCACCTGGCTCGCCGCCCTGGGCGGGGCACTGGCCGCCCCCCACCAGAGCGTGGGGCCCGCCATGGGGGAGAGGATCATCATCGAGAGCTTCATCGTGGTGGTGGTGGGTGGGCTCGGGAGCTTCCCCGGGGCGTTCGTGGGCGCCCTGGTCCTGGGCCTGTTCGAGTCGTTCGGAACCCTGTTCGCCGGCCGGGCCCAGATGGCCCTGCCGTACCTGGTACTGGCCGCCGTGCTCCTGGTGCGGCCCCGGGGCCTGTTCGGGCAGGAGGCCTGA